A single Chaetodon trifascialis isolate fChaTrf1 chromosome 18, fChaTrf1.hap1, whole genome shotgun sequence DNA region contains:
- the LOC139347128 gene encoding BEN domain-containing protein 6-like translates to MQQSTEQTKKKAADDMVEALKKDIMKKSIREEDSEMQDLPMEDVSMSVDDPEPDLDSQPTPRTWGTAMLEIRQLKEENKRLREENLIMKGELLDAARELPGVVRKLKKVLHGTASTTNHPSTPMLPASRPATSDVPALQGTPPRPPSEGLESEMTVDLVPGSGVRVPKYKLSALRTSTPATYIRDLAVLVFGKKVLSESSLTGKQSGAHKDVESKRPLDEKKLEVIIGHVRSKYPNTTVQEVRRVIRKKINNISYNSKKN, encoded by the exons atgcagcagagcacagagcagacGAAGAAGAAGGCTGCTGATGACATGGTAGAAGCCCTCAAGAAGGACATAATGAAGAAG TCCATTAGGGAAGAGGATTCTGAGATGCAAGACCTCCCCATGGAAGACGTCTCCATGTCAGTTGACGACCCTGAGCCTGACCTGGACTCTCAACCTACCCCCCGGACGTGGGGCACAGCGATGCTCGAAATAAGACAACTTAAGGAGGAGAACAAGCGGCTGCGGGAGGAGAACTTGATCATGAAGGGGGAACTACTGGATGCAGCGAGAG AGCTTCCGGGGGTTGTGCGGAAGCTAAAGAAGGTTTTGCACGGAACTGCTTCCACTACAAATCACCCAAG CACTCCCATGCTGCCCGCCTCAAGGCCCGCAACATCTGATGTGCCAGCACTGCAGGGCACTCCCCCAAGACCACCATCTGAAGGACTAGAGTCTGAGATGACG GTCGATCTTGTTCCAGGCTCCGGGGTTCGAGTTCCCAAGTACAAGTTAAGTGCCCTTAGGACAAGCACTCCTGCCACCTACATCAGGGACCTCGCGGTCCTCGTTTTTGGAAAAAAAGTCCTTTCAGAGTCGAGCTTGACTGGGAAGCAGTCTGGCGCCCACAAAGATGTGGAGTCAAAGCGACCACTGGATGAAAAGAAGCTTGAGGTCATAATTG GGCATGTTAGGTCCAAATACCCAAACACCACAGTCCAGGAGGTCAGAAGGGTAATCCGGAAGAAGATAAACAACATCAGCTACAACTCTAAGAAAAACTAA